One genomic region from Neisseria weaveri encodes:
- a CDS encoding transglutaminase family protein — MMIQISNPSFLSLQPPKRVQLLVLAVLLWTALPLAGTLPVGVMVLFGAVWLLRVLLLQLGIRLPVWLPVLMSVAAGLAVWQQLGTVLGREGGIAVLLLLVLMKSFENKSMRDWQVLLLSMLFLTGASVVLNQSLLTGLWLLSALTLLGWCFALLCGLAWQQSFRYIGRVWLAALPLAAVLFVTVPRMEQPLWRIPQPAQGQAQTGLSDTMSPGSISNLVQSNELVANVTFSDGLIPQRSQMYWRAIIMSDFDGERWRAVGESYTDQAKADAGKTVSYQMILRDQNGVLPVLDYPQADLPKGLSGRLGAVVRADRSSDSVRRVSLQASLADTLPHSLNQGSRAFYTKLPQGNLQTRILAERLRAESATDREFIDKVLAHFRSQGFRYTLQPQPTPGKDGIDGFMFETRNGFCEHYAQSFVVMMRAADIPARIVTGYLGADFNQEGGFWQIRSKDAHAWAEVWLADEQVWLRVDPTAAVSLGRAESGISRALPESDRHLVAADIGAFSRWQEAGRYYWQQWVVNFDHGRQNNLFERLGLGGFNWKTLLMVAPAALLAAVLPSVWWWQRGRRRERDWLNEGFVLLKTVLLGSEDDTLPSVSAADLKRRMRENRWEDETLFALLDEYDFWLYAAGRPSEKEQRRWYKQVAAAAAEYGD; from the coding sequence ATGATGATACAGATTTCGAATCCGTCTTTTCTCAGCCTGCAGCCGCCGAAACGGGTGCAGCTCTTGGTTTTGGCGGTGTTGCTGTGGACGGCGCTGCCGTTGGCGGGCACATTGCCCGTCGGCGTGATGGTGCTGTTCGGTGCGGTTTGGCTGTTGCGCGTGCTGCTGCTTCAATTGGGGATCAGGCTGCCGGTGTGGCTGCCGGTATTGATGTCGGTGGCGGCAGGATTGGCGGTGTGGCAGCAGCTCGGTACGGTGCTGGGGCGTGAAGGCGGTATTGCTGTATTGCTGCTGCTGGTGTTGATGAAGTCTTTTGAAAACAAATCCATGCGCGATTGGCAGGTGCTGCTGCTGTCTATGCTGTTTTTGACCGGCGCATCGGTGGTGTTGAACCAAAGCCTGCTGACCGGACTTTGGCTGTTGTCGGCCTTAACGCTGTTGGGTTGGTGTTTTGCCTTGCTGTGCGGCTTGGCATGGCAGCAGTCGTTCCGCTATATCGGCAGGGTGTGGTTGGCGGCTTTGCCGCTGGCGGCGGTATTGTTTGTGACCGTGCCGCGTATGGAGCAGCCGTTATGGCGGATTCCGCAGCCGGCGCAAGGGCAGGCGCAAACCGGTTTGTCGGACACCATGTCGCCGGGCAGTATCAGCAATCTGGTACAGAGTAACGAGCTGGTGGCCAACGTCACATTTTCAGACGGCCTGATACCGCAGCGCAGCCAAATGTATTGGCGTGCCATCATCATGAGCGATTTCGACGGCGAACGTTGGCGTGCCGTCGGCGAATCCTATACCGATCAGGCGAAAGCCGACGCCGGGAAAACGGTTTCCTATCAAATGATTCTGCGCGACCAAAACGGCGTTTTGCCCGTGTTGGATTATCCGCAGGCTGATTTGCCTAAAGGCTTGAGCGGCCGTTTGGGGGCGGTGGTCAGGGCGGACAGAAGCAGCGACAGCGTCCGCCGCGTCAGCTTGCAGGCTTCGCTGGCCGACACTTTGCCGCACAGTCTGAATCAGGGCAGCCGTGCGTTTTACACCAAACTGCCGCAGGGCAATCTGCAAACGCGCATTTTGGCGGAACGTTTGCGTGCAGAATCGGCAACCGACAGGGAATTTATCGATAAAGTGCTGGCGCATTTCCGTTCGCAGGGATTCCGTTATACCTTACAGCCGCAACCGACGCCGGGCAAAGACGGCATAGACGGCTTTATGTTTGAAACCCGTAACGGCTTTTGCGAGCATTATGCACAAAGTTTTGTGGTGATGATGCGGGCGGCAGACATACCGGCGCGTATTGTAACGGGCTATCTGGGTGCGGACTTTAATCAGGAAGGCGGATTCTGGCAGATACGCAGCAAAGATGCCCATGCTTGGGCGGAAGTCTGGCTGGCAGACGAACAGGTTTGGCTGCGCGTTGATCCGACGGCGGCGGTTTCTTTGGGACGTGCCGAAAGCGGAATCAGCCGGGCATTGCCGGAGAGCGACCGCCATTTGGTAGCGGCCGACATCGGCGCGTTTAGCCGTTGGCAGGAAGCCGGGCGGTATTATTGGCAGCAGTGGGTGGTGAATTTTGACCACGGCAGACAAAACAATCTGTTTGAGCGTTTGGGCTTGGGCGGTTTCAATTGGAAAACGCTGCTGATGGTTGCCCCTGCCGCTTTGCTTGCCGCAGTGTTGCCGTCGGTGTGGTGGTGGCAGCGCGGCAGGCGGCGGGAACGGGATTGGTTGAACGAAGGTTTCGTGCTGTTGAAAACGGTTTTGCTCGGCAGCGAAGACGACACGCTGCCGTCGGTCAGCGCGGCGGATTTGAAACGGAGAATGCGCGAAAACCGTTGGGAAGACGAAACGCTGTTTGCCTTGCTGGACGAATACGATTTTTGGCTTTACGCCGCAGGGAGGCCGTCTGAAAAAGAGCAGCGCCGTTGGTATAAACAGGTTGCGGCAGCGGCGGCGGAATACGGCGATTGA
- a CDS encoding isoprenylcysteine carboxyl methyltransferase family protein — protein MITAFFIVFFLIRLVSLSISIKNEKRLIAEGAGQFGEKNSKLLAAAHIAYYFLALAEAHIRGVPFDRVSAFGAGITAFALVMLFYVIRSLGKIWTLKIYIHPHHEINRSWLFRNVKHPNYFLNVIPELIGIGILCHAWTTMLFGLPVYFIILGIRIKQEEEAMRHLW, from the coding sequence ATGATTACGGCATTTTTTATTGTCTTTTTTCTTATCCGTCTGGTATCGCTGTCGATTTCGATTAAAAACGAAAAACGGCTGATTGCCGAAGGTGCCGGACAATTCGGGGAAAAAAATTCCAAATTATTGGCCGCCGCGCACATCGCTTATTATTTTCTCGCTTTGGCCGAAGCCCATATCCGCGGCGTACCGTTTGACCGCGTGTCCGCCTTCGGAGCAGGCATTACCGCGTTTGCCTTAGTCATGCTGTTTTACGTTATCCGCTCGCTGGGCAAAATCTGGACGCTGAAAATCTATATCCACCCGCACCATGAAATCAACCGCTCGTGGCTGTTTAGAAATGTGAAACATCCCAACTACTTTTTAAACGTAATTCCCGAGCTGATCGGTATCGGTATTCTATGCCACGCATGGACGACCATGCTGTTCGGCCTGCCGGTTTATTTCATTATTTTGGGCATCCGCATCAAGCAGGAAGAAGAAGCCATGCGCCATTTATGGTAA
- a CDS encoding PhzF family phenazine biosynthesis protein, translating into MRRYDFYLVNVFAESHFGGNPLAVFPNAEGLDDAVMQAVARQFNLSETVFAFPSDSAAANLRIFTPAHELPLAGHPVLGCAFVLQKQRGLAERFTLNTQAKPVAVRGADGLMTMQIQGYTCTASRAGRAQLAAATGLTETDIAERAYWVNSGSPQLLLQVAAQQALANVQVNYAHLEAVCRADQGRTMIYLWCEHEGQVSARMFYAQNGAILEDSGTGSACANLGAYLISCGRFPFQTAVCQGEQTGRTNYLYLQTDGAENIFVGGRVVEVGQGTFLLPESV; encoded by the coding sequence ATGCGTCGGTATGATTTTTATTTGGTTAACGTGTTTGCCGAATCGCATTTCGGCGGCAATCCGCTGGCGGTCTTTCCCAACGCGGAAGGCTTGGACGACGCGGTCATGCAGGCCGTTGCCCGGCAATTCAATCTGAGCGAAACGGTATTCGCCTTTCCGTCCGACAGCGCGGCGGCCAACCTGCGGATTTTCACGCCCGCACACGAGCTGCCGCTGGCCGGGCATCCCGTTTTGGGCTGTGCGTTCGTGTTGCAGAAACAGCGCGGTTTGGCGGAGCGGTTTACGTTAAACACCCAAGCCAAACCGGTTGCCGTTCGCGGTGCGGACGGCTTGATGACCATGCAGATACAGGGCTACACCTGCACCGCAAGCCGCGCCGGCCGCGCACAGTTGGCCGCGGCAACCGGTTTGACCGAAACCGATATTGCCGAACGGGCGTATTGGGTCAACAGCGGTTCGCCGCAACTGCTGCTTCAGGTTGCCGCCCAACAGGCCTTGGCAAACGTACAGGTTAATTATGCACATCTCGAAGCCGTCTGCCGCGCCGATCAAGGCCGCACGATGATTTATCTTTGGTGCGAACACGAAGGACAAGTTTCGGCACGCATGTTTTACGCCCAAAACGGCGCCATCTTGGAAGACAGCGGAACGGGATCGGCTTGCGCCAATTTGGGTGCCTATCTGATCAGCTGCGGCCGTTTTCCGTTTCAGACCGCCGTTTGCCAAGGAGAGCAAACAGGCAGAACCAATTATCTGTATCTGCAAACAGATGGAGCGGAAAACATTTTTGTCGGCGGCAGAGTGGTCGAAGTGGGACAAGGCACCTTCCTTCTGCCTGAATCTGTTTGA
- the leuE gene encoding leucine efflux protein LeuE, whose amino-acid sequence MRQYLLPNSLGIGFLIAVSKHFSILPNLSDFPSMFGITDLTTYVIGTVAVILLPGPNSMFCLSMAAQYGIKAAYRAIAGIILGDTLLMLATVLGAGALLKLHPTLFHLLKLAGGLYLAYIGWNLLHGAVRKWQLDTSKLMSDAPAAAQPVPHIFQRALLLSLTNPKAILFFLSFFVQFVDPAYPHPALSFTVLAVILQASSFLYLNTLVFAGHNMTRIFRRHHKLSSAAMAAVGLMFAGFAVKMWMAGI is encoded by the coding sequence ATGCGGCAATATCTGCTGCCAAACAGTTTGGGCATCGGCTTTTTGATTGCCGTTTCCAAGCATTTTTCCATTCTTCCAAACTTAAGCGATTTCCCATCTATGTTCGGCATTACCGACCTGACCACTTACGTTATCGGCACTGTTGCCGTGATCCTTCTTCCCGGCCCCAATTCCATGTTTTGCCTGTCGATGGCTGCGCAATACGGCATTAAAGCGGCTTACCGCGCGATTGCGGGCATTATTTTGGGCGACACATTATTGATGTTGGCCACGGTATTGGGGGCCGGTGCGCTGCTGAAACTCCACCCTACCCTTTTCCACCTGCTGAAATTGGCCGGCGGTTTATATCTGGCCTATATCGGCTGGAATTTATTGCACGGTGCTGTAAGGAAATGGCAACTGGATACGTCTAAGCTGATGTCGGACGCACCCGCCGCCGCACAACCGGTGCCGCATATTTTCCAACGCGCCCTGCTGTTGAGCCTGACCAATCCGAAAGCGATTCTGTTTTTCCTGTCGTTTTTCGTACAGTTTGTCGACCCCGCCTATCCGCACCCCGCTTTGTCGTTCACGGTTTTGGCGGTTATTTTGCAGGCAAGCAGTTTTCTATATTTGAACACTTTGGTGTTTGCCGGACACAATATGACCCGTATTTTCAGACGGCATCACAAGCTTTCTTCGGCGGCAATGGCGGCAGTCGGGCTGATGTTTGCCGGATTCGCGGTGAAAATGTGGATGGCCGGAATTTAA
- the carA gene encoding glutamine-hydrolyzing carbamoyl-phosphate synthase small subunit — protein sequence MTTPAILVLADGSIFHGTSVGYQGTTSGEVVFNTSITGYQEILTDPSYCKQIVTLTYPHIGNTGANSEDAESRSVYAAGLIIRDLPLLHSNFRSSESLQEYLVRNQTVAIADIDTRRLTRILRDKGAQAGAILTGADATEEKARELIAAFGSMVGKDLAKEVTCGESYEWTEGEWKLGKGFERPSEQPFHVVAYDFGVKTNILRMLAERGCRLTVVPAQTPAKDVLAMNPDGVFLSNGPGDPEPCDYAIAAVKELLESKKPLFGICLGHQLLGLAVGGKTRKMAFGHHGANHPVQDLDSGKVMITSQNHGFEVDADTLPAHVKVTHRSLFDGSLQGIELTDRAAFSFQGHPEASPGPHDVAYLFDKFIDNMKAAKQ from the coding sequence ATGACAACGCCCGCAATTTTAGTTCTCGCCGACGGCAGTATCTTTCACGGTACTTCGGTCGGCTATCAAGGTACGACTTCCGGCGAAGTGGTATTCAATACGTCGATAACCGGCTATCAGGAAATCCTGACCGATCCTTCTTACTGCAAACAGATTGTAACGCTGACTTATCCGCATATCGGCAATACGGGCGCAAACAGCGAAGATGCGGAAAGCCGTTCGGTATATGCCGCCGGTTTGATTATCCGCGACCTGCCGCTCCTGCACAGCAATTTCCGCAGCAGCGAGAGTTTGCAGGAATATTTGGTTCGCAACCAAACCGTGGCGATTGCCGACATCGACACCCGCCGCCTCACCCGCATCTTGCGCGACAAAGGGGCACAGGCCGGTGCGATTTTGACCGGTGCGGACGCTACCGAGGAAAAAGCGCGTGAATTGATTGCGGCATTCGGCAGCATGGTCGGCAAGGATTTGGCGAAAGAAGTCACTTGCGGCGAATCTTATGAATGGACGGAAGGCGAATGGAAGCTGGGCAAAGGCTTTGAAAGGCCGTCTGAACAGCCGTTCCATGTGGTTGCTTACGATTTCGGCGTGAAAACCAATATTCTGCGTATGTTGGCCGAGCGCGGCTGCCGTTTAACCGTTGTGCCGGCTCAAACGCCTGCGAAAGACGTGTTGGCGATGAATCCCGACGGCGTGTTTCTTTCCAACGGCCCCGGCGACCCCGAGCCGTGCGATTATGCGATTGCGGCGGTAAAAGAACTGCTGGAAAGCAAAAAACCGCTGTTCGGTATTTGTTTGGGGCATCAGTTATTAGGTTTGGCGGTGGGCGGCAAAACCCGCAAAATGGCGTTCGGCCACCACGGAGCCAACCACCCTGTGCAGGATTTGGACAGCGGCAAAGTGATGATTACCAGCCAAAACCACGGTTTTGAAGTGGATGCGGATACTTTGCCCGCTCATGTGAAAGTAACGCACCGTTCGCTGTTTGACGGCTCGTTGCAAGGCATTGAGCTGACCGATCGGGCGGCGTTCAGTTTCCAAGGCCACCCCGAAGCCAGCCCCGGCCCGCATGATGTGGCTTATCTGTTTGATAAATTTATCGACAATATGAAAGCTGCCAAACAATAA
- the pilC gene encoding PilC family type IV pilus tip adhesin: MEAHAKFAEIPLHLQNENTVTEQKVKPQVMFLIDDSGSMEWEVGSRNKPKDPNNSRMAIAKRALHRVLDKYQDNFKWGLHTLNDASLNTNGYITYAQMKNKVGELKTKGPTPTTLAYYNTAKTVMDNTLYRCQKNYIVVMSDGDANESYKMPQPYDYLYDVKLRYYTYYPDSIKPHYEPDYIVNSQFTASLNNSRPPAILGKSPVQKNLLNNYYQQQEGIFSLRSQTPISLRANRSYIPNFINDHYFGYKEGGLPAFIYHKNTPHILESWDEFWDRDEGLKWFSHTLATKDFKTKGDTTSGSSYHEQHWDGHPDDPFDYSKQTAETFTVGFGSSISEVGKQYLSKGASKPSYYFNAESAELLVQAFDTIFSNIADANVPVRTNGTVAPTVFGNGVPNLAAIVSVNSGSWSSQIKFFDINAQGKLTSSQPKEPLFSERKTLINLGRPIGVGTNKQIFWADRIEGGNNGMFNLTSASETEWQDALIPWTTRTQDDNSIAANARTRNFSQPYRIRPTTSPSPDYKDFGNQRNLGDILDTPVLTIGDLVNNRQKYLVTAANDGMVHLFKAHNQTNPYSLKLSYIPAGMDREPNTTMGMVLKDVAHEEYGKKSNPHQYLINGGLVLRRTAPNPENNQSHSFLFGAMGQGGRGAYALNIGGHDRATNSPTGIDSQTEQWINTVPLFETEKGVNNKLGYTVGTPQIGRIALKRTQSKVNIAEDVVYAGFLASGYSLTKGKQSETALYIYNMLGQNAADGTTKGRKGELIRKIEVTNTVGGLSSPTLVDTDFDGTVDIAYAGDYSGNMYRFDFRDDDSSKWKVSKIYQGNSSQPITAAPAISRRGKNKYVVIFGTGSDLYQDDRDSKVQQAVYGIFDDVSKNAAEVQDGQLLKQQLTVNGDNRQVTNNLLKPNEHKGWMVNLGAGDGERVVIKPTMVLRSAFISTRIYHSQKNLTRSANNDMCLPDVTNHKTNSSSWVLALNALTGGMPSKADAHIKFIERADDPNAIAAGMKYSGIVNFSYVDGNNRGDDAVTVDGDSGGTGTDKPLNDGEAGAPKNHCFSAKGKRFILKTDQETVEVDGKVCSGVRRISWREIF, from the coding sequence TTGGAAGCACATGCAAAATTCGCCGAGATCCCGCTCCATCTGCAAAACGAAAATACCGTTACCGAGCAGAAAGTCAAACCGCAAGTGATGTTTTTGATTGATGATTCGGGCAGTATGGAATGGGAAGTGGGGTCGAGGAACAAGCCAAAAGATCCGAATAATTCCAGAATGGCAATTGCTAAAAGGGCTTTACATCGGGTTTTGGATAAATATCAGGATAATTTTAAATGGGGTTTGCATACTCTGAATGATGCATCCCTGAATACGAACGGCTATATTACTTATGCTCAGATGAAAAACAAGGTCGGGGAGCTAAAAACAAAAGGCCCGACACCGACAACCCTGGCTTACTATAATACAGCCAAAACGGTTATGGACAACACGCTTTATCGCTGTCAGAAAAACTATATTGTTGTGATGTCGGATGGTGATGCCAATGAGAGCTATAAGATGCCTCAGCCTTATGACTATTTATATGATGTGAAACTTCGTTATTATACATACTATCCTGATAGTATCAAACCTCATTATGAGCCTGATTATATAGTAAATTCTCAATTTACTGCTTCTCTCAATAATAGTAGACCTCCCGCAATTCTCGGAAAATCTCCAGTACAGAAAAATCTACTGAACAACTATTATCAGCAACAGGAAGGGATATTTTCACTTAGATCACAAACACCGATTTCCTTACGTGCCAATAGATCTTATATCCCTAATTTTATTAATGACCATTATTTCGGTTATAAAGAAGGTGGACTCCCTGCATTTATTTATCATAAAAACACGCCTCATATACTTGAATCTTGGGATGAGTTTTGGGATAGAGATGAGGGGTTGAAATGGTTCAGCCATACGTTAGCAACCAAGGACTTTAAAACCAAAGGCGATACAACATCTGGTTCCTCCTATCATGAACAGCATTGGGACGGACATCCCGATGATCCTTTTGACTATTCAAAGCAGACTGCCGAAACATTTACGGTTGGCTTCGGTAGCAGTATTTCAGAAGTGGGTAAACAATACTTATCCAAGGGAGCCAGTAAGCCGTCTTATTACTTTAATGCTGAAAGTGCAGAATTATTAGTTCAAGCTTTTGATACCATTTTCTCCAATATTGCTGATGCCAATGTTCCGGTTCGAACAAATGGTACAGTTGCACCTACGGTATTTGGTAATGGTGTGCCAAACCTTGCAGCGATTGTGAGTGTAAATAGTGGTTCTTGGAGCAGTCAAATTAAGTTTTTTGACATTAATGCTCAAGGAAAATTGACTTCCTCACAGCCGAAAGAGCCTTTATTTAGCGAACGTAAAACATTGATTAATTTGGGTCGTCCGATTGGAGTGGGAACCAACAAGCAGATTTTCTGGGCTGATAGGATTGAGGGCGGCAATAACGGTATGTTTAATTTGACTTCTGCTTCCGAAACGGAATGGCAGGACGCTCTGATACCTTGGACAACACGTACACAGGATGACAATTCAATCGCAGCCAATGCACGGACAAGGAATTTTAGCCAGCCTTACCGCATCCGCCCTACAACGTCCCCGAGCCCCGACTATAAAGATTTCGGCAATCAGCGCAATTTGGGAGATATTTTAGATACACCTGTTTTGACCATCGGCGATTTGGTAAATAACCGCCAAAAATATTTGGTAACGGCCGCGAACGACGGCATGGTGCATTTGTTCAAAGCCCACAATCAAACCAATCCGTATAGCTTGAAGTTAAGCTATATTCCTGCCGGCATGGACCGAGAACCCAATACTACTATGGGCATGGTCTTAAAAGATGTGGCTCATGAAGAATACGGTAAAAAAAGCAATCCGCACCAATATTTGATTAACGGCGGTTTGGTGTTGCGCCGTACTGCCCCGAATCCTGAAAACAACCAAAGTCATTCTTTCTTATTTGGCGCGATGGGTCAGGGCGGACGCGGTGCATATGCTTTGAATATCGGTGGTCATGACCGTGCAACCAATAGTCCGACAGGTATCGATAGTCAGACGGAACAATGGATTAATACCGTACCTTTGTTTGAAACCGAGAAAGGTGTTAACAATAAGCTAGGCTATACGGTCGGCACGCCGCAAATCGGTCGTATTGCTTTGAAGCGCACCCAAAGTAAAGTGAATATCGCTGAAGATGTGGTATATGCAGGTTTCCTGGCAAGCGGCTATTCTTTAACAAAGGGTAAGCAGTCGGAAACAGCTTTGTATATCTACAATATGCTGGGGCAAAACGCCGCCGATGGAACGACAAAAGGGCGCAAAGGTGAGTTGATCCGGAAAATTGAGGTTACTAATACGGTTGGAGGCCTGTCCAGCCCGACATTGGTAGATACCGATTTTGACGGTACGGTTGATATTGCTTATGCCGGTGATTACAGCGGCAATATGTACCGCTTCGATTTCCGTGATGATGATTCGTCTAAATGGAAAGTCAGCAAGATTTATCAAGGCAATTCTAGCCAGCCGATTACCGCCGCGCCTGCCATTTCTCGTCGGGGCAAAAATAAATATGTTGTGATTTTCGGCACGGGTAGCGACCTGTATCAAGACGATCGAGACAGCAAAGTGCAGCAGGCTGTGTACGGTATTTTTGACGATGTCAGCAAAAATGCTGCCGAAGTGCAAGATGGTCAATTATTGAAGCAGCAATTGACTGTTAACGGCGACAACCGTCAAGTTACGAATAATCTGTTGAAACCTAATGAACACAAAGGTTGGATGGTGAATTTGGGTGCGGGTGACGGCGAGCGTGTGGTTATCAAGCCGACTATGGTGTTGCGTAGCGCGTTTATCAGCACACGGATTTATCATTCTCAAAAGAATCTGACCCGTTCGGCCAATAACGATATGTGTTTGCCTGACGTAACCAATCATAAAACCAACAGTTCGAGCTGGGTGTTGGCGTTGAATGCGTTAACGGGCGGTATGCCTTCCAAAGCCGATGCGCATATTAAGTTTATCGAAAGAGCCGATGATCCGAATGCCATTGCGGCCGGTATGAAATATTCGGGTATCGTGAATTTCAGTTATGTCGACGGCAACAACCGCGGTGATGATGCGGTTACGGTCGATGGTGACAGCGGCGGCACGGGAACCGATAAACCTTTGAACGACGGTGAAGCCGGTGCGCCTAAAAACCATTGTTTCTCGGCTAAGGGCAAACGTTTTATCTTGAAGACTGACCAGGAAACGGTGGAAGTAGACGGTAAAGTCTGCAGCGGTGTACGCCGTATCAGCTGGCGTGAAATCTTCTAA
- the msrAB gene encoding bifunctional peptide-methionine (S)-S-oxide reductase MsrA/peptide-methionine (R)-S-oxide reductase MsrB, whose product MWKTGAVLAAVVGSVAFLLPKTPAAAAAPVPAALSKLQDVQGKPAGHYLKDGKPTLIKFWASWCPLCLSELKHTEDWVQDQRFQTANLITVASPGFLGEKKAGEFQKWYAGLSYPKLPVIADEGGSIAKNLNIGVYPSWVLLDHKGEVARVIKGSINEAQALALLDNPEAEIGRLKQSFYKLDDKKKESSVMNTKTIYLAGGCFWGLEAYFQRINGVIDAVSGYANGKTEKPSYEDVVYRNTGHAETVRVTYDADKLSLDDILQYYFRVIDPTSLNRQGNDRGTQYRTGVYFTDPAEQAVITAALQREQQKYSLPLVVENQKLQQFFEAEEYHQDYLLKNPNGYCHIDIRKADEPLPGKEKPKTKGFDAAAYRKPDDAELKQMLTEEQYRITQQSGTEYAFSHAYDHLFEPGIYVDIVSGEPLFSSADKYNSGCGWPSFTKPLDPAAVTEHNDFSYNMQRIEVRSRAADSHLGHVFPDGPKDKGGLRYCINGASLKFIPLDKMDAEGYGHLKDKVK is encoded by the coding sequence ATGTGGAAAACAGGCGCGGTCTTGGCTGCCGTTGTCGGAAGTGTGGCTTTTCTGCTTCCAAAAACACCTGCTGCGGCCGCCGCACCCGTACCGGCCGCCTTATCAAAACTGCAAGATGTGCAAGGCAAGCCTGCCGGTCATTATTTAAAAGACGGCAAGCCGACGTTAATCAAATTTTGGGCAAGTTGGTGTCCGCTGTGCTTGTCGGAATTGAAACACACCGAAGATTGGGTACAAGACCAACGTTTTCAGACTGCCAATCTGATTACCGTTGCCTCCCCCGGATTTTTGGGAGAGAAAAAGGCCGGCGAATTTCAAAAATGGTATGCCGGTTTAAGCTATCCCAAGCTGCCCGTGATTGCCGATGAAGGCGGAAGCATTGCCAAAAATTTGAATATCGGCGTTTATCCGTCTTGGGTATTGCTCGACCACAAAGGCGAAGTGGCGCGCGTTATCAAAGGCAGCATCAACGAAGCCCAAGCTCTGGCACTACTGGACAATCCGGAGGCAGAAATAGGCCGTCTGAAACAATCATTCTATAAGTTGGACGACAAGAAAAAGGAATCTTCAGTTATGAATACAAAAACCATTTATCTGGCCGGCGGCTGCTTTTGGGGCTTGGAAGCCTATTTCCAACGCATCAACGGTGTGATTGATGCCGTATCCGGCTATGCCAACGGCAAAACGGAAAAACCTTCTTACGAAGATGTCGTTTACCGCAACACCGGCCATGCAGAAACCGTGCGCGTTACTTACGATGCCGACAAATTAAGCTTGGACGACATTTTGCAATACTATTTCCGCGTTATCGACCCGACCAGCCTCAACCGGCAAGGTAACGACCGCGGTACGCAATACCGTACCGGCGTTTACTTTACCGACCCGGCCGAGCAGGCCGTTATTACCGCCGCTTTACAACGCGAGCAGCAGAAATACAGCCTACCCCTTGTTGTAGAAAACCAAAAATTACAGCAATTTTTCGAAGCAGAAGAATATCATCAAGACTATCTGCTGAAAAACCCGAACGGCTATTGCCATATCGACATCCGCAAAGCCGACGAACCGTTGCCCGGCAAAGAGAAACCGAAAACCAAAGGATTCGATGCAGCTGCCTACCGCAAACCTGACGATGCCGAATTAAAACAAATGCTGACCGAAGAACAATACCGAATTACCCAACAAAGCGGTACCGAATACGCCTTCAGCCACGCTTACGACCATCTGTTCGAACCCGGTATTTACGTCGACATCGTCAGCGGCGAACCCTTGTTCAGCTCTGCCGACAAATACAATTCCGGCTGCGGCTGGCCGAGTTTCACCAAACCGCTCGATCCTGCCGCCGTAACCGAACACAACGACTTCAGCTACAACATGCAGCGTATCGAAGTGCGCAGCCGCGCGGCAGATTCACACCTCGGACACGTTTTCCCCGACGGCCCCAAAGACAAAGGCGGCTTGCGCTACTGCATCAACGGCGCCAGTCTGAAATTTATTCCTTTGGACAAAATGGATGCCGAAGGCTACGGCCATTTGAAAGACAAAGTGAAATAA
- a CDS encoding MliC family protein, with protein MKLKALLALTAASALSACVVLEDAGMHTHKVDTTPKHFSCDNGLSVQVRNVDHDKLELKLDDKAAVLTATTSASGELYTSNQGLFGHGAEWHQKGNEAYFEFTDPYHNKVNTTCNMK; from the coding sequence ATGAAATTAAAAGCGTTATTGGCTCTGACTGCCGCTTCTGCTCTGTCTGCCTGTGTTGTTTTGGAAGATGCCGGCATGCACACCCATAAAGTAGACACTACACCCAAACACTTCAGCTGCGACAACGGTCTCTCCGTTCAAGTACGCAATGTGGATCACGACAAATTGGAACTGAAATTAGACGACAAAGCAGCTGTGTTGACCGCTACTACTTCAGCTTCCGGCGAACTGTACACCTCTAACCAAGGTTTGTTCGGTCACGGCGCGGAATGGCACCAAAAAGGCAACGAAGCCTACTTTGAGTTTACCGATCCGTACCACAACAAAGTTAACACGACTTGTAACATGAAATAA